In Bacteroides coprosuis DSM 18011, the following are encoded in one genomic region:
- a CDS encoding hypothetical protein (KEGG: bth:BT_4655 hypothetical protein~SPTR: Putative uncharacterized protein;~IMG reference gene:2504107704): protein MDRRKFFKKSGVVLSGLALSGSVLSGCFEEKKPVVGKVTSGEKFPIDASKLKYYWGDLHNHCNLTYGHGDLDKAYEAAREQLDFVSVTPHAMWPDIPGKGDPRLEWVIEYHESAFRRLRAGGWDRYTKMNEKFNSKDFITFLSYECHSMQHGDHVVLNYDMDAPLVECTSVEDLKDKLKDTKTFITPHHMGYQEGYRGYNWDFFSEGRQTPFVEMYSRHGLAESDLGDYPYLHDMGPRHWEGTIMYGLNQGHKFGIMGSTDQHAGYPGSYGDGRVGVLAEGLDRDSLWNALENRKTCCVTGDRILIDFRINDATIGDITRGNQRRIYLNVQGESAIDYVDIVKNGRTVGRISGPLTPQNPEGDVVRAKVKFEFGWNRFEEAVKWNGDIKISDGVIHNISPCFRGAPFVSPQEGVKEAPTLINKIINQNEKGCELEMFTTKNPNTTSPATQAVILDVTMPKKGKFSLNFNGQTFKYSLAELLEGTKTQFMNGWLSEAIQFHRAIPHDAFEFEHFMLDETPEQETDYYYVRVRQRDNQWGWSSPIWVERV from the coding sequence ATGGATAGAAGAAAGTTTTTTAAGAAGTCAGGGGTGGTTTTATCAGGACTAGCTCTTTCTGGAAGCGTACTTAGCGGTTGCTTCGAAGAAAAAAAGCCAGTAGTAGGTAAGGTTACTTCTGGAGAAAAATTTCCTATTGATGCTTCTAAGTTGAAGTACTACTGGGGTGACTTACACAACCATTGTAACCTAACTTATGGTCATGGTGATTTGGACAAAGCGTATGAAGCTGCTCGTGAGCAACTTGATTTCGTTTCTGTTACCCCACATGCTATGTGGCCAGATATTCCAGGTAAAGGTGATCCTCGTTTAGAGTGGGTTATTGAGTACCACGAAAGTGCATTCCGCCGCTTACGTGCTGGAGGATGGGATCGCTATACCAAAATGAATGAAAAATTCAATAGCAAAGATTTCATCACTTTCTTATCATACGAGTGCCACAGTATGCAACATGGTGACCACGTAGTGCTAAACTACGATATGGATGCACCTCTTGTAGAATGTACTTCTGTAGAAGATTTAAAAGATAAGTTGAAAGATACCAAAACCTTTATTACTCCTCACCACATGGGTTACCAAGAAGGATATAGAGGTTACAACTGGGATTTCTTCTCTGAAGGAAGACAAACTCCTTTTGTTGAAATGTATTCTCGCCATGGTTTGGCTGAAAGTGATTTAGGAGATTATCCTTATCTACACGATATGGGTCCTCGCCATTGGGAGGGTACTATTATGTATGGCTTAAACCAAGGTCATAAGTTTGGTATTATGGGTTCTACCGATCAACACGCTGGTTACCCAGGTAGCTACGGCGATGGTAGAGTAGGTGTTTTGGCTGAAGGGCTTGATCGTGATTCACTTTGGAATGCACTTGAAAACCGTAAGACTTGTTGTGTTACAGGAGATAGAATCTTAATTGATTTCCGTATTAACGATGCAACAATTGGTGATATTACTCGTGGTAACCAACGTCGTATCTACTTAAATGTACAAGGTGAAAGTGCTATTGACTATGTAGATATCGTTAAAAATGGTCGTACGGTGGGTCGTATCAGCGGACCATTGACTCCTCAAAATCCAGAAGGCGATGTAGTTCGTGCAAAAGTGAAATTTGAGTTCGGTTGGAACCGTTTTGAAGAAGCAGTAAAATGGAATGGTGATATCAAGATTAGCGATGGTGTAATCCATAATATCTCTCCATGCTTCCGTGGTGCTCCTTTTGTTTCTCCTCAAGAAGGTGTAAAAGAAGCTCCAACTTTGATTAACAAAATCATTAATCAAAATGAAAAGGGCTGTGAGCTAGAAATGTTTACTACCAAGAACCCAAATACAACATCTCCTGCTACACAAGCTGTAATCTTAGATGTAACTATGCCTAAAAAAGGTAAGTTTTCACTCAACTTCAATGGTCAGACATTCAAATACTCATTAGCAGAACTACTTGAAGGTACTAAGACTCAATTCATGAACGGTTGGTTAAGTGAAGCAATCCAGTTCCACAGAGCTATTCCTCATGATGCATTCGAGTTTGAACACTTCATGTTAGATGAAACTCCCGAACAAGAGACAGATTATTACTACGTACGTGTTCGTCAACGTGATAATCAATGGGGTTGGAGTTCTCCTATTTGGGTAGAACGTGTTTAA
- a CDS encoding N-acetylglucosamine-6-sulfatase (COGs: COG3119 Arylsulfatase A~InterPro IPR000917~KEGG: bth:BT_4656 N-acetylglucosamine-6-sulfatase precursor~PFAM: Sulfatase~PRIAM: N-acetylglucosamine-6-sulfatase~SPTR: N-acetylglucosamine-6-sulfatase;~IMG reference gene:2504107705~PFAM: Sulfatase), producing the protein MKKILNYLPLVPLTLTACSQKPAQEEVKRPNILFIMTDDHTTQAISAYGSEFANTPNIDRIAHEGARFDNCFVTNALSGPSRACILTGKFGHINGFTDNSQVFDGSQKTFPKLLRENGYQTAIIGKWHLISEPQGFDFYSILTGQHEQGDYYDPDFLENGKDIVEKGYATDIITDKALTYLKEQRDKNKPFAMMVHHKAPHRNWMAAERHLGYYNDVTFPEPFNLFDDYATRSKAPKEQDCNIANTLTDYWDLKLATEEELASNDFPDKRFQGVYNRMPESTKKRWNEVYAERIHKFRNTKMTEKELVREKFQSYMRDYMSTTLAVDEGIGKLLDYLEETGELDNTLIIYTSDQGFFLGEHGFFDKRFMYEECQRMPLVMRYPKLIKAGTKAEAFAMNVDFAPTFLDLAGVEKQDDIQGTSLLPIFQNEGKAPEGWRDAVYYHYFEYPAEHSVKRHYGVRTDRYKLIHFYNDINEWEMYDLENDPHEMNNIYGKADVKEIQNHLKVRLDELRVQYNDTIQ; encoded by the coding sequence ATGAAAAAAATTCTAAACTATTTACCATTAGTACCTCTTACTCTTACTGCCTGTTCTCAAAAACCGGCACAGGAGGAAGTAAAACGTCCTAATATTCTATTTATTATGACTGACGACCATACCACGCAAGCGATTAGTGCGTATGGTAGTGAGTTTGCTAATACTCCTAATATTGATCGTATAGCCCATGAAGGAGCTCGTTTTGATAATTGCTTTGTTACCAATGCTCTTTCCGGACCTTCACGTGCTTGTATCTTAACAGGTAAATTTGGTCATATCAATGGCTTTACCGATAACTCTCAAGTATTTGATGGTAGTCAGAAGACTTTCCCAAAACTATTAAGAGAAAATGGATATCAAACAGCTATTATTGGTAAATGGCACTTGATTTCTGAACCTCAAGGATTCGATTTCTATTCTATCCTAACGGGTCAGCATGAACAAGGAGATTACTACGATCCCGATTTTCTTGAAAATGGAAAAGATATTGTTGAAAAAGGGTATGCTACCGATATTATTACGGATAAGGCTCTTACCTATTTAAAGGAGCAAAGAGATAAAAATAAACCTTTTGCGATGATGGTACATCATAAAGCACCTCACCGTAACTGGATGGCTGCCGAAAGACATTTGGGATATTATAATGATGTTACTTTTCCAGAGCCATTCAATTTGTTTGACGATTATGCTACTCGTAGCAAAGCGCCGAAAGAACAAGACTGTAATATTGCTAATACGCTCACTGATTATTGGGATTTAAAACTGGCTACTGAAGAAGAATTAGCGAGTAATGATTTCCCCGATAAGAGATTCCAAGGCGTGTACAACAGAATGCCTGAATCTACCAAGAAACGTTGGAACGAAGTATATGCCGAACGAATTCATAAGTTCCGCAACACCAAGATGACTGAAAAAGAGCTTGTTCGTGAGAAATTCCAATCGTATATGCGTGATTATATGTCAACTACATTGGCTGTAGATGAAGGTATTGGTAAGCTTCTGGATTATCTTGAAGAAACAGGAGAGTTGGATAATACACTGATTATCTACACATCCGATCAAGGCTTCTTCCTAGGAGAACACGGTTTCTTTGATAAGAGATTCATGTACGAAGAATGTCAAAGAATGCCTCTTGTTATGCGTTATCCTAAATTGATCAAGGCAGGAACAAAGGCTGAAGCTTTTGCTATGAATGTGGATTTTGCTCCTACATTCCTAGATTTGGCAGGAGTAGAAAAACAAGATGATATCCAAGGAACTTCCTTGTTACCTATCTTCCAGAATGAAGGCAAAGCGCCCGAAGGTTGGAGAGATGCTGTGTACTATCATTATTTTGAATATCCAGCAGAACATAGTGTAAAACGTCATTATGGGGTTCGCACAGATCGTTACAAATTGATTCATTTCTACAATGACATCAATGAGTGGGAAATGTATGATCTTGAAAATGATCCTCATGAAATGAATAATATCTATGGTAAGGCTGATGTGAAAGAGATTCAAAATCACTTAAAAGTTCGCTTGGATGAGCTACGTGTTCAATACAACGACACCATTCAATAA
- a CDS encoding histidine kinase (COGs: COG0642 Signal transduction histidine kinase~InterProIPR003661:IPR003594:IPR001789:IPR018060:IPR 011110:IPR011123:IPR000005~KEGG: bth:BT_4663 two-component system sensor histidine kinase/response~PFAM: ATPase-like, ATP-binding domain; Two component regulator three Y; Two component regulator propeller; Signal transduction histidine kinase, subgroup 1, dimerisation/phosphoacceptor domain; Signal transduction response regulator, receiver domain; HTH transcriptional regulator, AraC~SMART: ATPase-like, ATP-binding domain; Signal transduction histidine kinase, subgroup 1, dimerisation/phosphoacceptor domain; Signal transduction response regulator, receiver domain; Helix-turn-helix, AraC type, DNA binding domain~SPTR: Two-component system sensor histidine kinase/response;~IMG reference gene:2504107702~PFAM: Y_Y_Y domain; Two component regulator propeller; Response regulator receiver domain; Histidine kinase-, DNA gyrase B-, and HSP90-like ATPase; His Kinase A (phosphoacceptor) domain; Bacterial regulatory helix-turn-helix proteins, AraC family) codes for MRNSNVQIYRTLILVFTLLLSFIPTSWGKNTEFSFSTITIDDGLSNNTVFDIIQDIKGNIWVATADGLNKYDGYRLTTYRHDLEEANSLLSSNIRTLNLFKNKILIGTNIGLSVYDTQFNTFSNYNLGEQVNAIVANSDSTFILLTWSKIIEFDGHEMKVLFEDSHAAFQSAAMSKGDLLVGTRGGLFRFNLVSRSMVSVDEIFEKKFIQSILVTSDNIWVASEGFGLYEIEKSGKINLYEYNPGKPNSLSSNHIRSIRVDSQNRLWIGTFNGLDILDLNTRKIARYSSSDVSVNSLSQNSVRAIFNDNQGGVWLGTFYGGLNYYHPLQNQFSRIKHIPYSNSLSDNVVSSIVEDESGIMWIGTNEAGLNKYNPKTKHFTYYRKGKSENQLLSNNIKAIWTTPEYCYIGSHGGGLARLDKKSDKIKRFHRFNSDIISDNVYSIQEDSQRGVLWLATLNGLTSFDPKKEEFIPLSKYQPWGDVTDIQSLTSGQIYVLFIDSKHRLWIGADSGAYSYSFDKNLITHYDIDTRQQNSRINTFYEDHLGHIWIGSAAGLRLLNEGNQTFKTYTTREGLPNNNVLGILEDSFNRLWISTNHGLACFSLANEKIRVYTYLDGIASDQFTPYAHCKTAKGDLYFGGIEGITYFTPEEIKDNPFSPQPVINSLKVFSKEVLPNDETGILTQDISFTKELTLGPSQNSFTLSFSVPNFLSAQHSVFLYKLEGFDSGWIEMKDPHPISYSNLPPGKYTLYLKAGNGEEKWNNNPTQLIINVQPVWWNTVYFKLFVFLLLGGLAYMLWRFLHNRQELRNQLKIERLEKKQKEQINQMKLGFFINISHEFRTPLTLIISPLEELLQRTTDKWSINQIKVMQRNANKLLYLVNQLLDYRQAELGVFALKVKKHNPSEQIKSIMDMYNRLAEQKQINFNYFNAIPDEAVVLYDTSYLELILSNLLSNAFKFTPNQGKITIRTMVDADKFTLQVIDTGSGVSEEAIKHIFERFYQSNNKSKGTGIGLSVVKRLIDLHHGTIEVKSEPNQGTEFTISIPQDESLYRDEEFLKDQEVEKKYTLTSEVVDHIDVDATEEDLDTKEDELEKDRPTILIVEDDTDVRNYLVQNLKDTANVLSSDNGLDPIDIVRENEIDLVISDVMLPGQDGFKLCKSLKQSIKTSHIPVILLTAKTTAEDQMEGLMAGADDYIVKPFRISLLKMKIENRLKQKMRMLEYYSDNMEIEPSEVTFNEMDREFLEKAKEIVEQNLDNVEFQVDDFCEAMAMSRSNLHLKMKAITGESTIEFIRKIRFNAACKMLQDGRYSVAEVSAMVGFNTPSYFTTSFKKYFGILPTDYMKRSSK; via the coding sequence ATGAGGAACAGCAACGTTCAGATCTATAGAACACTAATATTGGTGTTTACACTCTTGCTATCTTTTATTCCCACATCATGGGGGAAGAATACTGAATTTAGTTTTAGTACAATCACAATTGACGATGGTTTGAGTAATAACACAGTATTTGATATTATTCAAGATATAAAAGGTAACATTTGGGTAGCTACAGCCGATGGGCTCAATAAATATGATGGCTACCGACTTACCACTTATCGCCACGATTTAGAGGAGGCTAATTCTCTACTTTCAAGTAATATCCGAACACTTAATCTTTTCAAAAATAAGATATTAATAGGAACCAATATCGGGCTGAGTGTTTACGATACGCAGTTCAATACCTTTTCCAACTATAATCTAGGTGAGCAAGTGAACGCTATTGTAGCCAATAGTGATTCAACTTTTATCCTTCTGACATGGAGTAAAATCATAGAGTTCGATGGTCATGAAATGAAGGTTTTGTTTGAAGACTCTCATGCTGCTTTCCAATCTGCAGCCATGAGTAAAGGAGATTTACTGGTAGGTACTCGCGGAGGATTGTTTCGCTTTAACTTAGTGAGCCGCTCTATGGTATCTGTAGATGAGATATTTGAAAAGAAGTTCATTCAGTCTATTCTGGTTACTTCAGATAATATATGGGTAGCTAGTGAAGGGTTTGGTCTATACGAAATAGAAAAATCAGGTAAGATCAATCTTTATGAGTATAATCCTGGTAAACCAAATTCTTTATCGTCCAATCATATTCGCTCCATACGTGTTGATTCGCAAAATAGGCTGTGGATTGGGACATTCAATGGTTTGGATATTCTCGACTTAAATACTCGTAAGATCGCGCGTTATTCGAGTAGCGATGTGAGCGTGAATTCATTGAGTCAAAACTCAGTCCGTGCTATTTTTAATGATAATCAGGGAGGTGTCTGGCTAGGTACTTTCTATGGTGGATTAAATTATTACCACCCTCTCCAAAATCAGTTTAGTAGAATAAAGCATATTCCATATTCCAATTCTTTGAGCGATAATGTAGTAAGTAGTATTGTGGAGGATGAATCGGGTATCATGTGGATAGGAACCAATGAAGCCGGTTTGAATAAATACAATCCTAAAACAAAGCACTTTACTTACTACAGAAAAGGAAAATCAGAGAATCAATTACTGTCAAACAATATTAAAGCCATCTGGACTACTCCCGAATATTGCTATATAGGTAGTCACGGAGGAGGGCTGGCTCGCTTGGATAAGAAAAGTGATAAGATAAAAAGGTTTCATCGCTTTAATAGTGACATTATCAGTGATAATGTGTACTCTATTCAAGAAGATAGTCAAAGAGGAGTGCTTTGGCTGGCTACATTAAATGGTCTAACTTCTTTTGATCCTAAAAAAGAAGAGTTTATTCCGCTATCTAAATATCAACCTTGGGGTGATGTGACTGATATACAAAGTTTGACATCGGGTCAAATTTATGTTTTGTTTATTGATAGCAAACATCGTTTGTGGATTGGTGCCGATTCTGGAGCCTACTCTTATTCTTTCGATAAGAATTTAATTACGCACTACGATATTGATACTCGTCAGCAAAATAGTAGAATTAATACTTTCTATGAAGATCATTTAGGACATATTTGGATTGGATCAGCTGCTGGATTGCGTTTACTCAATGAAGGCAACCAAACTTTTAAAACATATACTACACGTGAGGGATTACCCAATAATAATGTACTGGGTATCCTCGAAGATAGTTTTAACCGTTTGTGGATAAGTACCAATCATGGTTTGGCTTGTTTTTCTTTAGCCAATGAGAAAATAAGAGTTTATACCTATTTAGATGGTATTGCTAGTGATCAGTTTACACCTTATGCACATTGTAAAACAGCCAAAGGAGATTTGTATTTCGGTGGGATAGAGGGCATCACTTATTTTACCCCCGAAGAGATAAAAGACAATCCTTTCTCTCCTCAACCCGTAATTAACTCCTTGAAAGTGTTTTCAAAGGAGGTATTGCCCAATGATGAGACAGGTATTTTGACACAAGATATTAGTTTTACCAAGGAGCTAACTTTGGGTCCTTCTCAAAACTCATTTACCTTGTCATTCTCTGTGCCCAATTTCTTGTCGGCTCAGCATAGTGTGTTTTTATACAAACTAGAAGGTTTTGACTCGGGTTGGATTGAAATGAAAGATCCGCATCCTATCTCATATTCTAATCTTCCTCCAGGCAAATATACCCTTTATTTAAAGGCAGGAAATGGGGAGGAGAAGTGGAATAACAACCCCACACAACTTATTATAAATGTACAGCCAGTATGGTGGAATACAGTTTACTTTAAACTGTTTGTATTCTTACTCTTGGGTGGTTTAGCTTATATGTTGTGGAGATTCCTTCATAACCGTCAAGAGTTGAGAAATCAGCTGAAGATAGAGCGATTGGAAAAGAAGCAGAAAGAGCAGATAAACCAGATGAAGCTTGGTTTCTTTATTAATATCTCGCACGAGTTCCGTACTCCTCTAACTTTAATTATCTCTCCGTTAGAAGAATTACTTCAGCGTACAACAGATAAATGGTCTATTAATCAGATAAAAGTGATGCAACGGAATGCCAATAAGCTGCTCTATCTGGTTAATCAGTTGCTCGACTATCGTCAGGCAGAGTTGGGTGTATTTGCATTGAAGGTAAAAAAGCACAATCCTTCTGAGCAGATAAAATCTATTATGGATATGTACAATCGCTTGGCAGAGCAAAAGCAGATAAACTTTAATTATTTCAATGCCATTCCTGATGAGGCGGTGGTATTGTATGATACCTCATATCTAGAACTTATTTTGTCGAACCTGCTATCCAATGCTTTTAAATTTACGCCCAACCAAGGGAAAATTACAATTCGCACGATGGTAGATGCAGATAAATTTACTTTGCAAGTAATTGATACGGGTTCTGGAGTATCTGAAGAAGCCATTAAGCATATTTTTGAACGCTTCTATCAGTCCAATAATAAGAGTAAAGGTACAGGTATTGGTCTTTCTGTAGTAAAACGATTAATCGACTTGCACCATGGTACTATTGAAGTAAAGAGTGAACCTAATCAGGGTACCGAATTTACTATCTCTATCCCACAAGATGAGAGTTTGTATCGGGATGAAGAGTTCTTGAAAGACCAAGAAGTAGAGAAGAAATATACTTTAACTTCTGAAGTAGTAGATCATATAGATGTAGATGCTACCGAAGAAGACTTAGATACCAAAGAGGACGAGCTTGAAAAAGATCGCCCAACTATTTTGATTGTGGAAGATGACACAGATGTGAGAAACTATCTCGTACAAAACTTAAAAGATACAGCCAATGTATTATCGTCGGATAATGGGTTGGATCCTATTGATATTGTGCGAGAGAATGAGATTGACTTGGTGATTTCTGATGTTATGCTTCCAGGACAGGATGGTTTTAAACTATGCAAGAGTCTAAAACAAAGTATTAAAACAAGTCATATACCCGTAATTTTACTTACTGCAAAAACAACAGCAGAAGATCAAATGGAGGGCTTAATGGCTGGTGCTGATGACTACATTGTAAAACCATTCCGTATATCTCTATTAAAAATGAAAATAGAGAATAGGTTGAAGCAAAAAATGAGAATGCTTGAATACTATTCTGATAATATGGAGATAGAACCTTCTGAGGTTACGTTCAATGAAATGGATAGAGAGTTCCTAGAAAAGGCAAAAGAGATTGTAGAGCAAAACTTAGATAATGTAGAGTTTCAAGTGGATGATTTCTGCGAAGCTATGGCGATGAGCCGTTCCAATCTTCATTTAAAAATGAAAGCCATAACAGGAGAATCGACTATTGAGTTTATACGTAAAATACGATTTAATGCAGCTTGTAAAATGCTTCAGGATGGCAGATATTCTGTTGCTGAAGTGAGTGCAATGGTAGGTTTTAATACCCCCTCTTATTTCACTACAAGCTTTAAAAAATACTTCGGAATCCTGCCTACAGACTATATGAAGAGGTCTTCAAAATAG
- a CDS encoding Glucokinase (COGs: COG1940 Transcriptional regulator/sugar kinase~InterPro IPR000600~KEGG: bth:BT_4654 ROK family transcriptional repressor~PFAM: ROK~PRIAM: Glucokinase~SPTR: Glucokinase;~IMG reference gene:2504107703~PFAM: ROK family~TIGRFAM: ROK family protein (putative glucokinase)): MKNVIGIDLGGTAIKYALVDKAGKALYEGILPSKADESAEKIIEQLKVAIDDTLRYSRENNLEVYGLGIGSPGIIDTISGTVMGGAENLKGWEQVPLARLLREAYDLPIYVDNDANVMGLAEATFGAAKGCTDVIFLTIGTGVGGAMIINGKLYGGYRNRGGELGHFPLIADGEDCACGSRGCFEQYASASALVRRYKKQLEKNNKPVPEGVNGKYIVQQYHAGEPEAVFSLNENCDFIGHAIAGFVNIFSPQKVVIGGGLSEAGEFYMNKIREAANKYCMADCAFSTHIEPAVLGNKAGYLGAAGLVFTA, from the coding sequence ATGAAAAATGTAATAGGAATTGATTTAGGGGGTACAGCTATTAAGTATGCTTTGGTAGATAAAGCAGGTAAGGCTCTTTACGAAGGAATTCTTCCAAGTAAAGCAGATGAGTCTGCCGAAAAAATCATTGAACAGCTTAAAGTAGCCATTGATGACACCCTAAGATATTCCCGTGAAAACAACTTGGAGGTCTATGGTTTAGGCATAGGCTCTCCAGGTATTATAGATACAATATCGGGAACCGTCATGGGAGGTGCCGAAAACCTAAAAGGTTGGGAACAAGTGCCTTTAGCAAGGTTATTACGTGAAGCATACGATCTTCCGATATATGTAGATAATGATGCTAATGTTATGGGACTAGCAGAAGCTACCTTTGGTGCAGCTAAAGGATGTACTGATGTTATCTTTTTAACAATAGGTACTGGAGTAGGTGGAGCAATGATTATCAATGGCAAACTCTATGGTGGATACCGCAATAGAGGTGGCGAACTAGGACATTTCCCTCTTATAGCAGATGGGGAAGACTGTGCTTGTGGTTCTCGTGGTTGCTTTGAGCAATATGCTTCTGCTTCTGCATTGGTGCGTCGTTATAAAAAACAACTAGAAAAAAACAATAAACCTGTACCCGAGGGGGTGAATGGAAAGTATATTGTACAACAATACCATGCAGGCGAGCCAGAAGCTGTATTTAGTTTAAATGAGAACTGCGACTTCATTGGTCATGCTATTGCTGGTTTTGTCAATATCTTCAGTCCTCAAAAAGTAGTCATTGGTGGAGGTTTATCCGAAGCGGGAGAATTCTATATGAATAAAATCCGTGAGGCTGCCAATAAGTATTGCATGGCAGACTGCGCTTTTAGTACCCACATTGAGCCAGCCGTTTTGGGCAACAAAGCTGGATACTTGGGTGCTGCAGGCTTAGTCTTTACTGCATAA